From Nerophis lumbriciformis linkage group LG09, RoL_Nlum_v2.1, whole genome shotgun sequence, one genomic window encodes:
- the stoml3b gene encoding stomatin (EPB72)-like 3b, producing MEMEDQMESQKRREASKDTLISDRTGSLGCAGWFIVILVGFFTICLFPITIWFCLKIVQEYERAVIFRLGRITDRKAKGPGIFFILPCTDSFIKVDLRTVSFDIPPQEILTKDSVTVSVDGVVYFRVSDPISSVANVTNADFATRLLAQTTLRNVLGTKNLAEVLSDRESIAHSMQSNLDEATDNWGIKVERVEIKDVKLPHQLQRAMAAEAEASREARAKVIAAEGEMNASRALKEASLVIAESPSALQLRYLQTLNTIAAEKNSTIIFPLPMDVISHFMRK from the exons ATGGAAATGGAGGACCAAATGGAGAGCCAGAAGAGACGGGAGGCCAGTAAAGACACTTTAATAT CTGACCGGACTGGATCCTTGGGATGTGCAGGATGGTTCATCGTCATATTGGTTGGCTTCTTTACAATTTGCCTTTTCCCCATCACTATTTGGTTCTGTCTAAAG ATAGTTCAAGAGTACGAGCGTGCAGTCATCTTCAGACTAGGCCGGATCACAGACAGGAAGGCAAAAGGACCAG GAATCTTCTTCATTTTACCCTGCACTGATTCGTTTATCAAAGTGGATTTGAGGACAGTTTCATTTGACATCCCTCCGCAAGAA ATTCTGACTAAGGACTCAGTGACAGTGAGCGTGGACGGCGTGGTCTACTTCCGCGTCAGTGACCCCATCTCTTCCGTGGCCAATGTGACCAACGCTGACTTTGCCACCCGTTTGCTAGCTCAGACCACCCTCAGAAACGTCTTGGGGACCAAGAACCTGGCTGAGGTCCTGTCTGACCGCGAAAGCATTGCTCACAGCATGCAG TCCAACTTGGATGAAGCTACCGACAACTGGGGTATCAAGGTGGAACGTGTGGAGATTAAAGACGTGAAGCTGCCTCATCAGCTGCAGAGAGCAATGGCGGCGGAGGCTGAGGCTTCACGGGAGGCCAGGGCAAAG GTGATAGCCGCTGAGGGTGAGATGAACGCATCCCGCGCCCTGAAGGAGGCTTCTCTCGTCATCGCTGAGTCTCCATCAGCACTGCAGCTTCGTTACCTGCAGACCCTCAACACCATCGCAGCTGAGAAGAACTCCACCATCATCTTCCCCTTGCCTATGGACGTCATCTCCCACTTCATGCGGAAGTGA